Proteins encoded within one genomic window of uncultured Sphingopyxis sp.:
- a CDS encoding M20/M25/M40 family metallo-hydrolase, producing MKSLPFAALIALQLAFAPAAEAKLSKAESGMAQTVEAEQGRSLALLEKLVNQNSGSLNLEGVEKVGAMMRAELEPLGFKVEWKPMRETGRAGHLIATHAGKPDTKRLLLIAHLDTVFEPDSPFQRFERMGDKAKGPGVGDDKGGMVVVVAALRAMHEAGTLKGANIEFHMTGDEEDTGHPQAVARADLIAAGKRVDVALGFEGLVRDGGADMSSIARRSSESWQVTATGKTGHSSGIFSADAGDGAIYELARIIHRFRTELPEPNLTFNVGLIAGGEQVSLDEGKIRASANGKTNIIAATAIARGDLRTLSAEQAARVKDKMAAIVADHAPGTGATLAFDPGGYPAMAPTDGNRALLTRLNAVNRDLGLAEMAALDPLKRGAADISFVAPHVDSLAGLGAYSTGDHGPEETVDIPSITRQATRAAILMSRLAAEKR from the coding sequence ATGAAATCATTGCCCTTTGCCGCGCTCATCGCTCTCCAACTCGCTTTCGCGCCCGCTGCGGAGGCGAAGCTCAGCAAAGCCGAAAGCGGCATGGCGCAGACGGTCGAGGCCGAACAGGGCCGTAGCCTCGCGCTGCTCGAGAAACTGGTCAACCAAAACAGCGGCTCGCTCAACCTCGAAGGGGTCGAAAAGGTCGGCGCGATGATGCGCGCCGAACTCGAGCCGCTCGGCTTCAAGGTCGAATGGAAGCCGATGCGCGAAACCGGCCGCGCCGGCCACCTGATCGCGACGCACGCCGGCAAGCCCGATACCAAGCGCCTGCTCCTCATCGCGCATCTCGACACGGTGTTCGAGCCCGACTCGCCCTTCCAGCGCTTCGAACGCATGGGCGACAAGGCGAAGGGTCCGGGGGTCGGCGACGACAAGGGCGGAATGGTCGTCGTCGTCGCGGCGCTGCGCGCGATGCACGAGGCGGGGACGCTGAAGGGCGCGAACATCGAATTTCACATGACCGGCGACGAGGAAGATACGGGGCATCCGCAAGCGGTCGCGCGCGCCGACCTGATCGCCGCGGGCAAGCGCGTCGATGTCGCGCTGGGATTCGAGGGGCTGGTCCGCGATGGCGGCGCCGACATGAGCTCGATCGCGCGCCGGTCCTCGGAAAGCTGGCAGGTCACCGCGACCGGCAAGACGGGACACAGCTCGGGCATTTTCAGCGCCGATGCCGGCGACGGCGCGATCTATGAGCTCGCGCGCATCATCCACCGTTTCCGCACCGAGCTGCCCGAACCGAACCTGACCTTCAACGTCGGGCTGATCGCGGGCGGCGAGCAGGTGTCGCTCGACGAGGGCAAGATTCGCGCGAGCGCGAACGGCAAGACCAATATCATCGCCGCGACCGCGATCGCGCGCGGCGACCTGCGCACGCTTTCGGCCGAGCAGGCGGCGCGCGTGAAGGACAAGATGGCGGCGATCGTCGCCGATCATGCCCCCGGCACCGGCGCGACGCTCGCCTTCGACCCCGGCGGCTATCCGGCGATGGCGCCCACCGACGGCAACCGCGCGCTGCTGACCCGGCTCAACGCCGTCAACCGCGACCTCGGGCTCGCCGAAATGGCGGCGCTCGATCCCCTGAAGCGCGGCGCCGCCGACATCAGCTTTGTCGCGCCGCACGTCGACAGCCTCGCGGGGCTCGGCGCCTATTCGACCGGGGATCACGGCCCCGAAGAGACGGTCGACATCCCCAGCATCACGCGCCAGGCGACGCGCGCCGCGATATTGATGTCGCGGCTCGCGGCCGAAAAACGCTGA
- a CDS encoding helix-turn-helix transcriptional regulator, with translation MENRVREYREGAGWSQGELARRLGVSRQTINAVEADKYDPSLPLALRMARLFGLEVRELFIDHWIPEE, from the coding sequence TTGGAAAATCGGGTGCGGGAATATCGCGAAGGCGCGGGCTGGAGCCAGGGCGAATTGGCGCGCCGGCTCGGCGTGTCGCGCCAGACGATCAACGCGGTCGAAGCCGACAAATATGACCCCAGCCTGCCGCTCGCGCTGCGCATGGCCCGGCTGTTCGGGCTCGAAGTGCGCGAGCTGTTCATCGATCACTGGATCCCGGAGGAATGA